A segment of the Salminus brasiliensis chromosome 5, fSalBra1.hap2, whole genome shotgun sequence genome:
NNNNNNNNNNNNNNNNNNNNNNNNNNNNNNNNNNNNNNNNNNNNNNNNNNNNNNNNNNNNNNNNNNNNNNNNNNNNNNNNNNNNNNNNNNNNNNNNNNNNNNNNNNNNNNNNNNNNNNNNNNNNNNNNNNNNNNNNNNNNNNNNNNNNNNNNNNNNNNNNNNNNNNNNNNNNNNNNNNNNNNNNNNNNNNNNNNNNNNNNNNNNNNNNNNNNNNNNNNNNNNNNNNNNNNNNNNNNNNNNNNNNNNNNNNNNNNNNNNNNNNNNNNNNNNNNNNNNNNNNNNNNNNNNNNNNNNNNNNNNNNNNNNNNNNNNNNNNNNNNNNNNNNNNNNNNNNNNNNNNNNNNNNNNNNNNNNNNNNNNNNNNNNNNNNNNNNNNNNNNNNNNNNNNNNNNNNNNNNNNNNNNNNNNNNNNNNNNNNNNNNNNNNNNNNNNNNNNNNNNNNNNNNNNNNNNNNNNNNNNNNNNNNNNNNNNNNNNNNNNNNNNNNNNNNNNNNNNNNNNNNNNNNNNNNNNNNNNNNNNNNNNNNNNNNNNNNNNNNNNNNNNNNNNNNNNNNNNNNNNNNNNNNNNNNNNNNNNNNNNNNNNNNNNNNNNNNNNNNNNTCCTTGGACTCGTCTTGGACTCGACAGTAGTATTAGTCcttggacttgtcttggactcgACAGTAGTATTAGTCCTTGGACTCGTCTTGGACTCGACAGTAGTATTAGTCCTTGGACTTGTCTTAGACTCGAcagtagtatttgtacttggacttgtcttagACTCGACAGTAGTATTAGTCCTTGGACTCATCTTGGACTCGACAGTAGTATTAGTCCTTGGACCTGTCTTAGACTCGACAGTAGTATTCGTACTTGGACTCGTCTTGGACTCGACAGTAGTATTAGTCCTTGGACTTGTCTTAGACTCGACAGTAGTATTCGTGcttggacttgtcttggactcgacagtagtattagtacttggacttgtcttagACTCGACAGTAGTATTAGTCCTTGGACTTGTCTTAGACTCGACAGTAGTATTCGTGcttggacttgtcttggactcgacagtagtattagtacttggacttgtcttagACTCGACAGTAGTATTAGTCCTTGGACCAGACTTAGACTCAACAGTAGTATTAGTCCTTGGACTTGTCTTAGACTCGACAGTAGTATTAGTCCTTGGACTCGTCTTGGACTCGACAGTAGTATTAGTCCTTGGACTCGTCTTGGACTCGACAGTAGTATTAGTCCTTGGACCTGTCTTAGACTCGACAGTAGTATTCGTACTTGGACTCGTCTTGGACTCGACAGTAGTATTAGTCCTTGGACCTGTCTTAGACTCGACAGTAGTATTcgtacttggacttgtcttggacttGTCGTAGGTTCTGGGTGAATCTGTAGAGATAGAGCTCAGTTTTAAATGCCTCCCCCAAGCAGTTTTTAAAGGCAAGTTAAGGCTTGGCCTAGACCTTGGACTTGTTTTGGGTCTTGATCTTGACCTTGAGtgttagtctctctctctctctgtctctctgtctctctctctctctctctctctctctgtatccccccctctcacacacacactgcgctgaATGACTTGAGTTGACAGCGGAAGTTCAGCGCACTGCAGAGTGCTCGGAGTCGTTCGCTGAATTATTTAGATTGTGGGACCCCCCCAAGTGCTCGTCTCCCATGCTGCtcaactcctcctcctcctccccgtcctcctcctccaacccctccctctctcctctggCTGTGTTTGCTGTGGCTGTTGGCCTTTCCTGTCTCCTCCAGCTGCCACTGACACACTGACTCACTTCCAGTTcggacagactgacagactgacagactgacgCTTCACGCAGGGAACTCTTCCTGTCATAGGGAGCATTTCCGTCTGCAGTACAGTCTAtaaacactgcactgcactggaaGACCCGTCAAACGGACACTGGGTTTACAGCGTGGTCCGAGGGCCCAGCTCCACcgtaccagctaacagacacctgtgccatcCAGCATCGCTTAAGTGCACCACCTACctacagccagttgtgctctctcagactccggctgctgatgtcaAAAACGGGATGgtttgggatttgaactcgcgaccccctgggtcatagtggtagcgcattggACTGtggagccactctgagcccaaaAAGGGCAGAATTTTCTTGGGGGGCTTTCTTAGGACTCTCTATCTTCCAGGTGCAAAGAATTTAATATTCAAtcattatttggacaaaagtatttggacacctgtttatttatttttatttattggggggggggggtctttctCAGGGGGCTTTCTTGGGACTCTCTGTCTTCCAGGTGCAAAGAATTTAATATTCAAtcattatttggacaaaagtatttggacacctgtttatttatttttatttattggggggggggggtctttctCAGGGGGGTTTCTTAGGACTCTCTATCTTCCAGGTGCAAAGAATTTGATATTCAAtcattatttggacaaaagtatttggacacctgtcttgcctttgttggagcaactgtatCGACTGTCCAAGGCAGATggctttttactggattttgctaaagaattgctgtgaggatttgattgcattcagcgagagAGCGGTACTGAGGTAagaatgctggatgatgatgatatatgtgtgtgtgtgtgtgtgtgtgtgtgtgtgtgtgtgtgtgtgtatatacaacagcagcagcagttgttGAGCCACCCTCCCTCCATCACTGTATCGCTACCTCACATGTGCtaatcaccatagcaacctggTAATCCCTTATCTagcaaaaagagaagaagaaaaaggacgTTAGCACATGCGCAGTCACGCGGTGATGCGTTACAGCCTATGCCGCCGTATTCAGCACgcaacctcacacacacacacacacacccacttgCCTTTGTCTCTTTGTCTCAGCGCTAGCTCTCAATAAGGCTTTCATCTGCTCCATGCTGAACATCTGGgaacatgtgtgtgtctgagtgtgtgtgtgtgtgtgtgtgtgtgtgtgtgtgtgtgtgtgtgtgtgtgtgtgtggaaatgcAGGCCTGCCTCAGTTTAATTGATTTCACACCCAGGTCAACAGCTTTGCAGCCATTTGGGGATACATAGCAAACAGTGGAGCCTTAGCATTCGGATTCACAGGCCtttgtcatgtgtgtgtgtgtgtgtgtgttattaagaCATGTTAACAGCAGCGGCGAACCGTGACTAGAAATGACCCAGaaatgtaaaagagagagagatgctaatTTCCACTAGCGTGACTATGGGGTTTGTAATAGAATCTTAGCGCTAAGCTAACACTGGCACATCTGGCACATCAGCATTTCTGGCTTTATTTAAAGCACTTAGGAGACATACGAGCATACGAGGTTATCCGGTTACAATGGCAACTGTCCTAGGCGGTAgtgctgctatggtgttgctaagtggcagCAACGATATCCCAGGTGGATGTTGTggcgttgctaagtggtttctttgaaaccacatggggtaccaaaGCAACCGCTTGCCAATACCTGAGCAGCCACCTGAGCTCAGGTaccctaggtggttgctagatgggtgctatagttTTGCAAGacgattgctatggtgttgctgagtggtgGCCAGGGTGTTGCTAGAcggttgccatggtatcccaggAGCTTGAAATGGTGCCTCAGGTATTGCcaagtggttgttgtggtaccccatgtggttggttgggtgttagcAGTGTATTTGTACTTTGGGATGGGAAGGGTGGCACCCCATGCATTGCTATGTGGAAACCATACATTCACACAGTCATTAatgtgttgcttagtggttgctatggtgttgcttagtggttgctagatggtgcCTCAGGTAGTTGGTCAGGTATTGCCAAGTGGCTAtagtatcccatgtggttggttggctCTGGCACCCCATTTATTTGTATGGGAAAAAATCGGTATGTGGAAGTCGTACATCCACACTGTCATTacggtgttgcttagtggttgctatggtgcctcaggtggttgctcaagtatttccaagtggttgctatggtacccaATGTGGTTGGTTGGCTCAGCCACCCCATTTATTCCTAAGGGAAAAAATCTGTATGTGGAAGTCGTACATCCACACTGTCATTacggtgttgcttagtggttgctatggtgctgctaggtTGCTGCTTGATTTGATCCCAGGTGGTTAATATGGTGcctcaggtggttgctcaggtaTTGCCAAGTGGATGCTATGGTACCCAATGTGGTTTGTTGGCTCTGGTACCCCATTTATTCCAATGGGAAAAAATCCAAGCCTGTAAAATCCAAGAACATCCACACAGCTCCCAGGTGGTTACTACGGTGcctcaggtggttgctcaggtaTTGCCAAGCATTGCTATGTGGTTGGCTGGCTTTGGCACCCCAGTTATTCCTATAGGGAAAAAAATCTGTACATGGAAGTCGTCCACACTGTCATTATCTTTACAAAACTGCCACGATGAGCCAGCAGTGGAAAACCGCTTTAAGAGGAAAACAatataaagataataataataataatctcagtCCAAACACGACTACAATCACAATGGCTTTATTTTCAGGCTCGGCATGATCTTACATTGtacagtggcaaaaaaaaaaaccccactatCCTTTCTATTTAAAAACAACAGCGACAAAATCACTGCTCAcaaatataaacataatattGTGTAAAAATGCAGTTCTGATATGAAACCAGTGCTGCTCAAAGCAAAGAGCGCTCACGTGGATTAGGGATTAGGGTACTGGCCGGAGCCACAGGTACTCTACCACTTAACCAAGCATGAGCGCATGTCCAATAAAATCCAGTTAACACCACCCCCGCATCTCCCAACTCAGACTAATCAATGGAAAGCTTCACCAGGACGATCAAGGAGATAGGCCAGTCCACAGAAAGGCTTCATTTGCCCTCGAACGGGTCTCTTTAATGACGttaacttttacatttactggCGTATCACCACCTCTACACCTCCCATATGTAACAGTGAGGCCTACAACTACCTTTTGGGGAGCTTGGATCCAAACATCCAAACATCTCTATTAAGATGGTGCTTTTTTAAGGTGGCCTTGGTAAATAATCCAGAGTGTTGCTTTTGGAGTTGGAGTTAATTTGGTACACTGTATTCCTGCTTTGTCCACTGGCATTGTTCTGGCGTTGATCTCTACACCTCCCAGTTTTAACCCTGAGGAATGCCACTCAAGTGCCACTACCTTTAGGGAAGCTTGGAAGTTCTCGAGACTACAAGAATCCAAACGCTACTTCCAGCGGAGGTCTTTTATAAAGGAACCCGACATGAACAATAAACCCAATAAAAAAAGTGAGCAAACAGGAATTTGACTCTTCCGAAGGCAAACAAAACATCCAGGCTAATCCAAGGGAAGCGATTCTTAGGCCACGGTCACATTCCAGGATATGTGCTCAGTAACAGATAGGGGACGTGAACCGTCAAGGCAGCAAGGCTGGATCCCATGAAAAAAGGGCTAGAAAAAGGAACCCAGTCACAGCAATTTAACCTGAGGGCAAGAAACCgccgtcatcatcatcatcatcatcatctttttcttcttcatcatcaatCTGCAGACCCAGAGTGCCAGAAAATTTGAATGCAGTTTCAGGGCATGCCAAGGTTTTAGGTTTGCGACCCACTAGCTGGTAGGTCTactgagctagctagctaactagcacaACAACAAGAGTTAGGCCCATCAAATGTGAAGAACTACAAATGACAATTAGcttatgctagctagctaatgtcaGTTTTAAGTATTGAACTGTATCACAGCATGTGTATCTAGACTAGCATGTCTGTAGCTTGTCTAGGGCTAACATATTTCTTTCAAATATTGTGCTTTTATAAAGCTGTATATAGCATAAAGTTTATATGCTTTATTATTTgctgtattaaaaaaatcttAGGGCACCATTGTATTCTAATCGGATCAAATCTAATGAAGTTTGGTGTGGTAAACCACGTCCTACTTTTTTGGTTtagttaaaaaaatgtttttaagaatTTTGTTCAATTGGCCTGTTTAATATGAAAGGCATGCGTTTAACTAGCCAACTACCGAAAAcagaggtcaaaaggtcaaactacaacaactaataaaaaaaaactggagacAAAAACTACGACTAATTAGATTCGTAACTTTCCTAACTTCCACATTCCCACCAGACAAGACTCcgaatgctaatgctaacgctacaTTCAGCTACCACCATGTCAACATCATATCACATTATACACACTGCTTCCCAGCCCTAGTCCCGGAGAACCCCGTCTAGCACATTTTAGTAATTCCCTCCTTTAACACATTCACATCCATTCATGAAGGTGTTCCAGTTCTGTAGCTCCACGTTTGGGAACCTGGAGAAACATCTAAATCTAAAAATTTAGCACCAAGCAAGCAACGTCATGTCCTGAAACTGCAGGTCTAAAACCGCTAGCCTTTTGTCTGCAGACGGACGCATCTCGTAATGTCCTGTTTGTCGCAGTGCGGCCCAGCGGCCACCAGGGGGAGCCGATGAGCAACTCCCCTCCAGGCAGGCCATTAGATCAGAGGCACTGTTAGGATGGGACTGGTTGCGAGCCAGCTCATCTTGGCACATTCACAGGCTATCAGAAGGCACTAAATTAGAGGCGATGCAGACTACTGCGCTACGCCTGAACGTTAGCACTCGGGAGGCACCCTTTTTTTTCGGCTAACAGCTTTGGTTTAATAAAACAGGGCCTGGAAATGATAAAGGACGGAGGGAGGGGGTGGGATTGAGGcctacaaacacactctgcaggcCGAGAGAAAGGAAGAAGGTGTGGTTTACTGGCTGTGTGGTCATTATTGTGCCCATCTGGGCACCTGGATTTTTTGGGACCTGTCTGGCCGTTTGTATTACTGCACCTTTAAGAAGGGTATATGCAAAGGAGCtcggctctgattggctgcattgttCTGCGCTTCATTTAAAACATCTGTAGCGATCCTTATGACTTCAGTGGGCTCaatagcttagcttagcttagctcagCTAGAGGTGTGTGTATGGACTTTTAGTGGAAGGTAGGTGCTGGAAGGTGTCTGGTGGTTCTcagggcgagtgtgtgtgtgtgtgtgtgtgtgtgtgtgtggtgtaggcCTTGTGCTTGGCTCCGCTGAAGATGcagtgggtgtgagtgtgtgtgtggaatcagTGTGCTCGGGGCACAGGGTGCTGTAGGGTCATGTGCTCGGCTCCAGTGAAGGGTAGGCGCTGGGTGCAGTAGTGGTGCACCACCTCCGGGATGCTGGGGAACACACAGCTGCTCTGGTCCAGCGTGTAACCGCACTCTTTGGTCTGCGCTACGATGATGTGCACGCAGCCCTGGCTCGTcctggacagagagagagagagcgagagagggagagagagagagagagagagagagagagagagagagagagagatcctaTATCATCTACATCAGCTTTTTCAAACGTGCTTAGTCACACCTCACTTTAAAGGGGCCATATATCTCATTTttgccacaacattaaaaccacccgaCTAATACCGTGCAGGCAGCCAAACACAGCTCTGCCTCATCGAGGTAGTGGACTCCAGAGGACCTCTGGAGGTGTCCTGGCACCCCATGTTttagacaaaagtttgtggacacagctgtGTTAGCCAAACGTATTAGACACACTTCTGGACCAAACCAGCTTTTGGGAAAAGGTTTTAGCACCCCGCATTTtaggcaaaagtttgtggacactgctctATTAGGCAACTGTATTGGAAGAGCTTTTgggcaaaggttttggcaccccacattttagGCAAAAGTTGCTGGACACAGCTCTACTAGGCAAGTGTATTGGAAGAGCTTTTGGACCAACCAGCTTTTGGGGTaatgttttggcaccccacCTTTAggcaaaggtttgtggacacagcagTGTTAGCCAAACGCATTAGACACACAGCTTTTGGGCAAAGGTTTTAGCACCCCACTTTttagacaaaagtttgtggacaaagCTCTATTAGACAAGTgtattggatgagcttttgaGCAAAGGTTTTGGCATCCCACATTTtaggcaaaagtttgtggacactgctctATTAGGCAAACgtattggatgagcttttgaGCCCCACATTGTAggcaaaggtttgtggacacagctgtGGTAGCCAAATGTTATGGTATATTATTCACTCAATGGTATTGAATACTCAATTGGTACTCAACTCAATGGTACTccatggttgtgacatcaccaGCATGATGAATTCAAAAGGGCTTGTTTTTGCAGCTCAGTTTACATATACAGACTGCAAGGGGTGGGGagtgaagtttttttttccccatgccATTGGCCCTTTAATATCCAGTACACACACGCCTGCATAATAGACACTGATGCCTTACTTGAGGGCGATGGAGTATTTGCTGGTAGCTGATTCGCTGTCACGCACCAGGAAGCTGGCCTCCCTGCAGTTCTGCAGCTGAGCCTCAGCCTCCTGACGGCTCACACTGCCATGATACCAgctagagagagacagcgagagagagagagagagaaattacaTAATAGAACTAAACCTTAAGATCTTCTGCAATCTCTATTAACCCTTTCAATGCTATTGTACACTTATTATACATATGGCACTAATACTGATACCTAACAAACGTAACTGACgccaaaaaataaacaaatataatataatatgatatataaatataatatgttGTGTCATAAACGACCACTTTGAACAataaaacacagaaatagaaATTTAGCTCATATCTAATATAGTAAACCGATAAAAACAGGGTTCTAGGGTAAGCTTTTTGGCACCGCTGCTGGGTAGTATGATGATATTTGAtcgtattgtgatcaattttatCGTGATACATTATTTTTAGCATATTGCTCAGCCCTAGGGTCAGACGATTATCTACTGGCAACAGGTCAGGTTAGCTCACTATAGTGTAACACTGCATACAGTGTAACTGCAGTGATCAGGGCAGTGACTGGTTGGTCAGCTTCTCTCAGCTGAGGAGCTAACTTAGCGATTAGCAGGCTAGCTAATTTGCCTACAATAAACAGTAAACTCACAGAAAGATCTCCTGACAGAGACCTGCCTTGATTGTGTTCGGTCATAATCACCACTGACTTTGATCTTAGACCTCccactgactgtgattggttctaattacCGCTGACTTTGATCTTAGACCTCCtactgactgtgattggtcctaatcaccatcTTGTTTGCTTTAAGACCTGCtactgactgtgattggtcataATCACCACTGACTTGGTTCTTAGACCTCCCAATGACTGTGCTTGGTCCTAATCATCACCGACTTTGATCTTAGACCTCccactgactgtgattggtcctaatcatcaCTATGTTCTTAGACCTCagactgactgtgattggtcctaattaccGCTGACTTTGATCTTAGACCTTCCACTGACTGTGATTGGACCTAATTATCACtatgttctgagacctcccactgactgtgattggtcctaaccATCACTATGTTCTTAGACCTCccactgactgtgattggtcctaattaccGCTGACTTTGATCTTAGACCTTCCACTGACTGTGATTGGACCTAATTATCACTATGTTCTTAGACCTCccactgactgtgattggtcctaatcatcaCTATGTTCTTAGACCTCccactgactgtgattggtcctaattaccGCTGACTTTGATCTTAGACCTCccactgactgtgattggtcctaattaccGCTGACTTTGATCTTAGACCTCCCAATGACTGTGCTTGGTCCTAATCATCACTATGTTCTTAGACCTCccactgactgtgattggtcctaatcatcaCTATGTTCTTAGACCTCagactgactgtgattggtcctaatcatcaCTATGTTCTTAGACCTCagactgactgtgattggtcctaattaccGCTGACTTTGATCTTAGACCTTCCACTGACTGTGATTGGACCTAATTATCACtatgttctgagacctcccactgactgtgattggtcctaaccATCACTATGTTCTTAGACCTCccactgactgtgattggtcctaattaccGCTGACTTTGATCTTAGACCTCccactgactgtgattggtcctaaccATCACTATGTTCTTAGACCTCccactgactgtgattggtcctaatcatcaCTGACTTTGATCTTAGACCTCccactgactgtgattggtcctaattatCACTGACTTTGTTCTTAGACCTCCtactgactgtgattggtcctaattatCACTATGTTCTTAGACCTCccactgactgtgattggtcataATCACCACTGACTTTGATCTTAGACCTCCCAATGACTGTGCTTGGTCCTAATCATCACTATGCTCTTAGACCTCCCACTGaatgtgattggtcctaatcatcaCTGACTTTGATCTTAGACCTCCCACTGACTGCGATTGGTCCTAATTATCACTGACTTTGTTCTTAGACCTCCtactgactgtgattggtcctaattatCACTATGTTCTTAGACCTCCGagtgactgtgattggtcctaattaccGCTGACTTTGATCTTAGACCTTCCACTGACTGTGATTGGACCTAACCATCACTATGTTCTTAGACCTCccactgactgtgattggtcctaattaccGCTGACTTTGATCTTAGACCTCCCACTGACTGTGATTGGACCTAATTATCACTATGTTCTTAGACCTCccactgactgtgattggtcctaatcatcaCTATGTTCTTAGACCTCCCACTGAcagtgattggtcctaatcatcaCTATGTTCTTAGACCTCCCACTGACTGCGTTTGGTGCCCTGAGCCCAACACACctaatccagctaatcagctaattagcaAGCTTAAAGCGTACTGTCGGCTTAAGCTTGCTGTAATATAATGTTCATTACTTCATAGTGGAGAAGTTCTCACCTCTGTTTCTCCAGGGGCAGAGTAGGGTCCACTTTAGGGCTCTCCGTGTCGGGACTGATGTTCGGAGAGGTGGGCGAGGTGGGGGATGGGGGTGATGGGCGTAGAGATTTGGGGGTCCAGCTCTTTACAGAGCGCAGGGTCTGCTGTTTTGCTGTCGGGGCACCGGCTTCCTCTTTACAAACACGTTCTGCTCCATCAAACTGAGCTGTGGGATAAGGGAGAGTTGGAAGTTCTCATTCTGTGGGACTTTTTTAAtgattatcattaatattattattatctaccCAATTTTCCAACCAACGTGCTTAGAGGAAAGCGCAGGGTACCTAGCATCAACTAGCAAAGTGATGTGGGGCGAGAAGGagtgagccatctacccacctggagagagtaaggacagttgtgctctctccggctctggctgctgatggcaggcagaatTAGCCCTGATTTGAACCAGCTATACACAAATGCTGAGGCCTTTTTTGGCACCATGTGCCAAATAACAGTGTCCCATACAGTACTAGGAACCACAAAGCAAGTCCATTAGACGTTACTAAAAAGACTTGGACTAAGCCACCACTAATACTCAAGTTCCCATTGTTGCTTTtaatggtggacaggggttagcatgggcactctgaccacTCTGTGGCTACAAGGGGCACTGCACTGTTCGGCCTAGATAGGATAACTTTCACTTCCCTCTATGCAACGCCAGGCCTGTTGGTGGTTAGTGGGTGGTCCCTCCTTGGACCACTGTGGGCAGGTGCTCACCACTGTTGCCCAGACCAAGAGGTAGCAATGAACTGTCAACAGAATAGTGCCCTTAGTGGTCATGTCCTACCCAGCCAATTGCCTTTTCCCACCTTATGCTCACACTGGCATGAAAACATTAGAGAATATGTAAATTAGTGAGTGTAtcacaatcagccataacattagcatcactGACAGATCTAGAGAAAAACAATGATCTTCTGGTGATCAATgatgaaccagcgacagggacATGAGCACCTAAGCCTCACTGAtgtaatccatggaggccccacctcacaactttcagaacttaaaggatctttaagtgccagataccacaggacaccttcagaggtcttgtggagtccatgccttgaatgcttCCGGCGGTGCCATGGTGAGCATTTCCGACCCCTTAGCACATCTCATGTTTAGGCACTATAGCAGCTATAtcagccttgtagctccagtccAACACATGAGGCCTTGGCTGGGGGTCTAACTGGCCGAAGAATGGCTTTAACCACTATGGTACTTACCCGACAAGGCACGGACAATCTGCTCCTTCTTCCACTCCCAGGGCAGTTCGTACTCGGCAGGTGGCCGGGGGTCCGACTCCGGCCGGGTCAGGGGGATTCCCTCCAGGACCTCCTCGTATGGAACATCGTAGATCTGTGGGGGTCCTGTTCCCTCTCCTTCCCCTCCATTCAACACCACGCACACCTTCAGCAGGTCCTTCGACCCTCTGCGACGAATCTCTGCGTAAAGACAGATCAGGATCCCATCAGATTCACTCTGGCTATCCAGGCATCCAGGACCCATAGAATCATATACATATACCTCAGAcgcagccaagacatgtttgatacgTGACGTGTGCTACTTTCCGTGTTTAGTTCACAACGGagaatgctaggctaacgtgctaacaaacactgtcacCAATCCTGTCTCTGCAGTTATTAGCTCAAAACTGTCTCTCGTCTCATCTCTCAAGACACCTCCAGGTCCTGAATGGATCCATACAGACAAATCGGCCTGGTTTAGGACACGTTATGACTTACTGTAGTCTAAAGACCCAAAAATTTGCTTGGACCACGGGACATAATCCggcatcatcagcagcagctatCCACGTTGTGTgactatttttaaatattttttattttacagaacaaataagtaaataaaatacataaatacagtgtatttacagagatgggattggtgacagtctaaatccattgtttgttagcaatattagcctagcatctcccaaaTAGGATGGTATGTATccatatttttcattttgaccACATAACTTATATCCAGCCTTCAGGGAATCAAAGCTGGGCCCTCTCTACGTCCACAGCCTGCGTTACTCCACGGTCACTCCGTGTCTGGCCTATTGTGTGAGAAAACAATGGCTATACCAAGGGGAAGGTTGGCCCAGGCCTGC
Coding sequences within it:
- the she gene encoding SH2 domain-containing adapter protein E, with translation MAKWFKDFPTSLKTGSDRIRSASESGPQTRPKPGLSASAGAKGSPRKNSENGGGGGGGGGGGGGGGGGGGGGGVGSLLSGRTRKNSAIELGRNHWSSGSGSVKDGKIWEILIPGKNKKNPKMEGFEDHRTLRTTTIADAYMSRMIKVDKQESKCPKYGSVPAEGSGTDNEKGKSPVKTETLIILEDYADPYDAEKTREQREAEREGENDGYMEPYDAQLIITEIRRRGSKDLLKVCVVLNGGEGEGTGPPQIYDVPYEEVLEGIPLTRPESDPRPPAEYELPWEWKKEQIVRALSAQFDGAERVCKEEAGAPTAKQQTLRSVKSWTPKSLRPSPPSPTSPTSPNISPDTESPKVDPTLPLEKQSWYHGSVSRQEAEAQLQNCREASFLVRDSESATSKYSIALKTSQGCVHIIVAQTKECGYTLDQSSCVFPSIPEVVHHYCTQRLPFTGAEHMTLQHPVPRAH